In one window of Lampris incognitus isolate fLamInc1 chromosome 3, fLamInc1.hap2, whole genome shotgun sequence DNA:
- the LOC130110258 gene encoding cystine/glutamate transporter-like: MKEMKEEEAVHLRRTIGLLPAVSFIIGTVVGSGIFIAPKGVLMNSGSVGLSLLVWALCGILSLFGALCYAELGTTFTKSGGHYTYLLETLGPLPAFLRLWVEFLFIRPSVASYVSLAFGRYVVEPFFVPCAAPTVLIKLVSILGVTFVVAINCWSVTTASRTQVTLTFIKVFALILIIIPGVIALAKGRTENFQNGFEVESITLDRLPLAFYSGLYAYGGWFYLNFVTEEVVNPNRNIPLAIICSMVTVTVLYVFVNVAYYTMMTPAELLVSDTVAMTFADRALQGLASVIPVLVAISCLGALNGGFFGSPRMLFVGAREGHWPALFSMIHIRRHTPLPAVLLLYPLAVVMIATGEIFQLINFASFPRWFFIALATLGMLIHRYRFPLHPRPFKVPLAIAVIFTVVCFFIVGLSLYSDPWNTGCGCVLTLTGVPVYYLTIYRYCLPSRWRRIFNGCSEQLQILLEVAQQEVRTY, translated from the exons ATGAAGgagatgaaagaggaggaggcAGTACACCTGCGAAGGACGATAGGCCTCCTGCCTGCTGTGTCCTTCATCATCGGTACAGTGGTGGGCAGTGGGATCTTCATCGCCCCTAAGGGCGTCCTGATGAACAGCGGCAGCGTGGGGCTCTCTCTGCTGGTGTGGGCATTATGTGGGATCCTCTCTCTGTTTG GGGCTTTGTGCTATGCTGAACTGGGCACCACCTTTACAAAGTCAGGGGGGCACTACACCTATCTACTGGAGACCCTAGGACCCCTGCCTGCCTTCCTACGACTCTGGGTGGAGTTCTTATTCATCAG GCCATCAGTGGCGTCATATGTGTCCTTGGCTTTTGGCCGCTATGTGGTGGAGCCATTCTTTGTGCCCTGTGCTGCTCCCACAGTGCTTATCAAACTGGTCAGCATCCTGGGAGTGA CGTTTGTCGTGGCAATAAACTGTTGGAGTGTGACCACAGCCTCTCGAACTCAGGTCACCTTGACGTTCATAAAGGTGTTTGctctcatcctcatcatcatccctGGCGTCATTGCATTGGCCAAAG GAAGGACAGAAAACTTCCAGAATGGTTTTGAGGTTGAATCAATCACATTGGATAGGTTGCCTCTGGCCTTCTATAGTGGTCTATATGCCTATGGTGGATG gttttatctgaattttgtCACGGAAGAAGTTGTCAATCCGAACAG AAACATCCCTTTGGCCATCATCTGCTCCATGGTGACAGTAACAGTCCTCTATGTGTTTGTTAATGTGGCCTACTACACCATGATGACTCCTGCTGAGCTGCTGGTGTCTGACACGGTGGCCATG aCTTTTGCTGACCGTGCACTCCAAGGGCTGGCATCTGTGATTCCTGTTCTAGTGGCCATATCCTGTCTCGGGGCATTGAATGGTGGATTCTTTGGCTCACCCAG GATGCTGTTTGTGGGGGCTAGAGAAGGCCACTGGCCGGCGCTCTTCTCAATGATCCACATCCGCAGACACACACCCCTCCCTGCTGTGCTACTACTG TACCCCTTGGCGGTGGTGATGATAGCTACCGGTGAGATATTCCAGCTCATCAACTTTGCCTCGTTTCCGCGGTGGTTCTTCATTGCTTTGGCGACCTTGGGGATGCTCATCCACCGTTACCGCTTCCCCCTCCACCCCAGACCTTTTAAG GTGCCTCTGGCCATCGCGGTCATCTTCACAGTGGTGTGTTTCTTCATTGTGGGCCTGTCTCTGTACTCGGACCCCTGGAACACGGGGTGCGGCTGTGTGTTGACACTGACTGGGGTCCCAGTCTACTACCTGACAATCTATCGCTACTGCTTGCCTTCAAGATGGAGACGCATCTTCA ATGGCTGCAGCGAGCAGCTGCAGATCCTACTGGAGGTGGCTCAACAGGAGGTCCGTACATACTGA